The following proteins are encoded in a genomic region of Vicugna pacos chromosome 16, VicPac4, whole genome shotgun sequence:
- the CRLF3 gene encoding cytokine receptor-like factor 3, which yields MELEPELLLQEARENVEAAQSYRRELGQRLQGLREARRQIRESASQTRDVLKQHFNDLKGTLGKLLDERLVTLLQEVDTIEQETIKPLDDCQKLIEHGVNTAEDLVQEGEIAILGGVGKENEKLWSFAKKASHIQLDSLPEVPLLVDVPCLSAQLDDSILNIVKDHIFKHGTVASRPPVQIEELIEKPGGIIVRWCKVDDDFTAQDYRLQFRKCTSNHFEDVYVGSETEFIVLHIDPNVDYQFRVCARGDGRQEWSPWSVPQTGHSTLVPHEWTAGFEGYSLSSRRNIALRNDAESSGVLYSSAPTYFCGQTLTFRVETVGQPDRRDSIGVCAEKQNGYDSLQRDQAVCISTNGAVFVNGKEMTNQLPAVTSGSTVTFDIEAVTLGATNNNEGGNFKLRVTISSSNREVVFDWSLDQSCGSLYFGCSFFYPGWKVLVF from the exons ATGGAGCTGGAGCCCGAGCTGCTGCTGCAAGAGGCCCGTGAGAACGTGGAGGCGGCGCAGAGCTACCGGCGGGAGCTGGGCCAGAGGCTGCAGGGGCTGCGGGAGGCGCGGAGGCAG atCAGAGAGAGTGCATCCCAGACAAGAGATGTCCTCAAACAGCATTTTAATGATTTAAAGGGAACCCTTGGGAAGCTCTTGGATGAACGATTGGTGACCCTTTTGCAAGAGGTGGACACCATTGAACAGGAGACCATTAAACCACTAGATGACTGCCAGAAGCTGATTGAGCATGGCGTCAACACTGCAGAAGACTTAGTCCAAGAAG GTGAGATCGCCATTCTGGGGGGTGTAGGAAAGGAGAATGAAAAACTGTGGAGCTTTGCCAAGAAGGCCTCACACATCCAGCTGGACAG CTTACCAGAAGTGCCTTTGCTGGTTGATGTGCCTTGTTTATCTGCTCAGTTGGATGACTCAATTCTTAACATAGTGAAGGACCACATTTTCAAGCATGGAACGGTAGCATCTCGCCCACCGGTGCAGATAGAAGAATTGATAGAGAAACCCGGAGGCATCATCGTGCGATGGTGTAAG GTAGATGACGACTTTACAGCCCAAGATTACAGGCTCCAGTTCCGTAAATGTACTTCAAATCATTTTGAGGACGTGTATGTGGGCTCCGAAACTGAGTTCATAGTGTTGCACATAGACCCCAACGTGGATTACCAGTTCAGAGTCTGCGCCCGAGGAGACGGCCGGCAGGAGTGGAGTCCTTGGAGCGTCCCCCAGACAGGTCACTCCACGCTGGTGCCTCATG agtggaCAGCTGGCTTTGAGGGGTACAGTCTGAGCAGTCGGAGAAATATAGCGCTCCGGAATGACGCCGAATCCTCCGGTGTTCTCTACTCCAGCGCCCCAACGTACTTCTGTGGGCAGACGTTAACATTCAG AGTTGAAACTGTGGGACAACCAGACAGAAGAGACAGTATAGGCGTGTGTGCAGAAAAACAGAATGGATATGACTCTCTGCAGCGGGATCAAGCCGTGTGCATTAGTACAAACG GTGCAGTTTttgtaaatggaaaagaaatgactAATCAGTTGCCCGCAGTTACTTCTGGGTCCACTGTCACATTTGACATTGAAGCTGTGACTCTAGGAGCCACCAATAATAACGAAGGCGGAAACTTCAAGCTTCGAGTAACGATTAGTTCGAGTAACAGAGAAGTGGTGTTTGATTGGTCGCTCGATCAGTCTTGTGGTTCCCTTTACTTCGGATGCTCGTTTTTCTATCCTGGGTGGAAAGTGCTGGTGTTCTAG